The Melitaea cinxia chromosome 24, ilMelCinx1.1, whole genome shotgun sequence genome window below encodes:
- the LOC123665493 gene encoding gastrulation defective protein 1 homolog, with protein MSKKQISFGKISFNINKTSSHDSGDASTTGFGTFGRTPIQEQKDIEEIAEDLESQHVHQVMGIKNFGKKAKNIDVEEMIKQAKIAAQEANRKKLEANIANSSEEKSDSAHNSAPDQPQDDSSDEEVFGPPVPSSLLTKDPDKDKAEGKDDKTKGDEDSYDELSGSDDEDMTLESRIPNTHEVEMLHGTKAVVAVAVDPSGARLATGSIDYEVSFWDFAGMDASMRSFRTLQPCENHPIKALQYSATGDSILVVSGSAQAKVLDRDGFEVLECVKGDQYITDMARTKGHTATLNSGCWHPQIREEFMTCSQDGTLRLWLTENPKQHKSVIKPRQTGGLKTNPTSCAFSRDGNTVACGCYDGSIQMWDHRKNFVNTTSLLRDAHQKQSEISCIAFSYLGSFLVSRGNDDTMKLWDLRNFKKPLNVFGGLFSRYEQTDCSFSPDDSMVFTGESLQRNQDVGRLIFYNAKTFEKVTHIEVTKSHVIKGVWHAKLNQIFVGCGNGIVKCYYDNKRSLRGAKLCIVKTNRKKQSMEVVSSQQIITPHALPLFRQEKLRTSKKKMEKDRLDPVKSRRPDLPITSGQGGRVAASGSTLSSFVIRNLGLSKRVDDEQDPREAILKYAKEAEENPFWVAPAYKKTQPMPIFQEGDDGPSDSKKQKTSEG; from the exons atgagcaaaaaacaaatttcattCGGAAAAATTAGTTTCAACATAAACAAAACCTCATCACACGATTCTGGCGATGCTTCGACGACTGGTTTCGGTACGTTCGGCCGAACACCCATCCAGGAACAAAAAGATATTGAAGAAATTGCCGAAGACCTAGAGAGCCAGCATGTTCACCAAGTTATGGGCATCAAGAACTTTGGTAAGAAAGCAAAGAACATCGACGTTGAGGAAATGATAAAACAAGCAAAAATCGCGGCTCAGGAAGCGAACAGAAAGAAATTGGAAGCGAATATCGCAAATAGTTCCGAAGAAAAATCTGATAGTGCTCATAATAGTGCTCCAGATCAACCACAGGATGATTCAAGTGATGAAGAAGTTTTTGGTCCGCCGGTACCGTCGTCCCTGTTAACGAAAGATCCAGATAAAGATAAAGCAGAAGGTAAAGATGATAAAACGAAAGGTGATGAGGACAGTTACGACGAACTCAGTGGTTCTGATGATGAAGACATGACATTGGAAAGTCGTATACCAAATACACATGAG GTGGAAATGTTACATGGAACAAAAGCCGTGGTAGCTGTAGCGGTTGACCCATCAGGTGCACGATTAGCGACAGGTTCTATTGACTACGAAGTGTCATTTTGGGATTTCGCTG GCATGGATGCATCAATGCGCTCCTTCCGTACACTCCAACCATGTGAGAATCACCCCATCAAAGCATTACAATATTCAGCGACCGGTGACTCTATTTTAGTGGTCAGTGGTTCAGCACAAGCCAAGGTTCTTGACAGAGACGGTTTTGAAGTGCTCGAGTGTGTTAAAGGGGATCAGTATATTACTGATATGGCTAG gACCAAAGGTCACACAGCAACACTAAACAGTGGATGTTGGCATCCACAAATCCGAGAAGAATTCATGACCTGTTCCCAAGACGGAACACTCAGATTATGGCTGACAGAGAATCCCAAACAGCACAAATCTGTTATAAAACCACGGCAGACTGGAGGCTTGAAGACCAACCCTACTTCTTGTGCCTTTTCAAGAGACGGCAATACCGTTGCATGCGGATGCTATGACGGTTCCATACAAATGTGGGATCATAGAAAGAATTTTGTAAACACAACATCTCTCTTACGTGACGCACATCAAAAGCAATCAGAAATATCTTGTATAGCATTTTCCTATCTCGGATCCTTCCTAGTCAGTCGTGGAAATGATGATACCATGAAATTATGGGACTTACGTAACTTCAAGAAGCCGTTAAACGTCTTTGGTGGTCTTTTCTCGAGGTACGAACAAACAGACTGCAGTTTCAGTCCAGACGATTCAATGGTCTTCACCGGAGAATCTTTACAAAGAAACCAAGATGTGGGTAGGCTTATATTTTACAATGCAAAGACGTTCGAAAAAGTTACTCACATTGAGGTGACCAAGTCTCACGTTATCAAAGGAGTGTGGCATGCAAAGTTAAATCAAATATTCGTTGGATGCGGGAACGGCATTGTGAAATGTTACTATGATAATAAGAGAAGTCTACGTGGAGCCAAGCTCTGCATTGTCAAAACCAATAGAAAGAAACAATCAATGGAAGTTGTTAGCTCACAGCAAATTATAACACCCCATGCGTTACCGTTGTTCAGACAAGAAAAGTTAAGAACGAGTAAGAAGAAAATGGAAAAAGATAGATTAGATCCGGTTAAATCGAGAAGACCAGATTTGCCAATCACGTCCGGTCAGGGAGGTAGAGTTGCAGCATCGGGTAGTACTTTAAGTTCCTTCGTGATAAGGAATCTCGGTTTAAGTAAGAGAGTTGATGATGAACAAGATCCAAGAGAGGCTATATTAAAGTATGCAAAGGAAGCTGAAGAAAATCCATTCTGGGTGGCTCCAGCTTATAAGAAAACTCAACCAATGCCGATATTTCAAGAAGGGGATGATGGTCCTTCTGATAGTAAAAAACAGAAGACATCGGAGGgttaa
- the LOC123665494 gene encoding digestive cysteine proteinase 1, whose product MFVCAILCIFIGSTLGYVDKDSPPQWSSVYTVKGLLNIPYAELHEPFYAWFDSQNGKSRIDYYGAMVKTYQMSSSVYPQYGTSIKIAPVTTEKFLNHETCLQVNGTSDESIKIQSVLPDMSDFKYIGTETMQDSDTSKWRMVQTIGDKVNKYTMWVKYRKSLRGSAVAIPVRYEMKGFNSLLGSHYDHYYIDYDDFNVDEIDQDVFKVDPSFKCVNFPGPGSRHFATFNPMKEFVHPVHDAHVDDEFDRFKMKHNKQYLSEIENAKRINIFRQNLRFVHSTNRARRGFTLAVNHLADRTDDELAALRGRRFSGPNPGLPFPYGEVELEEMSNKLPPEMDWRLFGAVTPVKDQSVCGSCWSFGTVGAVEGALFLRNGGHLVRLSQQALVDCSWGFGNNGCDGGEDYRAYQWIMKHGLPTEEDYGGYLGQDGYCHIDNVTLVTTIKGWVNVTTKNENALKLAIFKHGPISVAIDASHKTFSFYSNGVYYEPQCKNQVDELDHAVLAVGYGVLNGQKYWLIKNSWSNLWGNDGYVLMSMKDDNCGVQAAPTYVLI is encoded by the exons ATGTTTGTTTGtgcaattttatgtattttcatcGGCTCTACATTAGGATATGTGGATAAAG ATTCTCcgccgcaatggagcagcgtatATACCGTTAAAGGATTGCTAAATATTCCTTACGCAGAACTCCACGAACCATTCTACGCTTG GTTCGACAGTCAAAATGGCAAATCCCGTATCGACTACTACGGCGCCATGGTTAAGACTTACCAAATGTCATCGTCTGTTTATCCGCAATATGGCACTTCGATTAAG ATAGCTCCTGTGACAACAGAAAAGTTCTTGAACCACGAGACCTGTCTCCAAGTGAACGGGACCAGCGATGAGAGCATCAAAATACAGTCAGTGTTGCCAGATATGTCCGACTTTAAATATATCG GCACGGAAACAATGCAAGACTCTGACACATCAAAATGGCGCATGGTTCAAACGATCGGCGACAAGGTCAACAAATACACAATGTGGGTCAAATATAGAAAGAGTTTGAGAGGATCAGCCGTAGCTATTCCCGTCAG GTACGAGATGAAAGGCTTCAATTCCCTCCTGGGTTCCCACTACGACCATTACTATATCGACTACGATGACTTCAATGTGGACGAGATTGATCAAGATGTGTTCAAAGTTGATCCAA gtTTCAAGTGTGTGAATTTCCCCGGTCCCGGTTCCCGTCACTTCGCCACCTTCAACCCGATGAAAGAGTTCGTGCATCCCGTTCATGATGCTCATGTTGATGACGAGTTTGATAG GTTTAAAATGAAGCACAACAAGCAATATTTGTCTGAGATCGAAAACGCAAAAAGGATAAACATCTTCAGACAGAACCTAAG ATTCGTCCACTCTACCAACCGGGCTCGTCGTGGCTTCACGCTGGCCGTGAACCATCTCGCCGACCGTACAGACGATGAGTTGGCCGCGCTTAGAGGCCGACGGTTCTCCGGACCTAACCCCG GTCTCCCATTCCCCTACGGCGAGGTCGAGCTAGAGGAAATGAGTAACAAGTTACCTCCCGAAATGGATTGGAGGCTGTTTGGAGCTGTTACACCTGTTAAGG ACCAGTCGGTGTGCGGGTCCTGCTGGTCGTTCGGCACGGTGGGCGCGGTGGAgggcgcgctgttcctgcgcAACGGCGGCCACCTCGTGCGCCTCAGCCAGCAGGCGCTCGTCGACTGCTCCTGGGG TTTCGGTAACAACGGCTGCGACGGCGGTGAGGACTACAGGGCGTATCAGTGGATCATGAAGCACGGTCTGCCGACTGAGGAGGACTACGGCGGGTATTTGGGACAG GACGGCTACTGTCACATTGATAATGTCACATTGGTGACAACAATCAAGGGATGGGTCAACGTTACCACCAAAAATGAGAATGCCTTGAAG cTGGCGATTTTCAAGCATGGACCGATATCGGTGGCTATCGACGCTTCACACAAGACCTTCAGCTTTTATTCCAACGGAGTGTACTATGAACCTCAATG tAAAAATCAAGTGGACGAATTAGACCACGCAGTCTTGGCGGTCGGCTACGGTGTTCTAAATGGTCAGAAGTATTGGCTGATCAAGAATTCATGGTCTAACCTATGGGGAAATGATGGTTATGTACTTATGTCTATGAAAGATGATAATTGTGGTGTCCAGGCGGCTCCCACTTACGTGTTAATTTAG